One window of Entelurus aequoreus isolate RoL-2023_Sb linkage group LG06, RoL_Eaeq_v1.1, whole genome shotgun sequence genomic DNA carries:
- the LOC133651478 gene encoding perforin-1-like yields the protein MNLLNICAVLMLSFSQRTHQSCTVGTPKQCLQAELAPGTNLAGEGFDITTMERKEAFVLDMDKWERKDKTCTLCINPFLKKAQQKLPLSVVDWRPKQVCRLKDASTLYRSSESLVNSMTSVVENNWKFGLNLNLKKFGANLMLAGTNSKLAEYSMQKTKTDKFSFVSQKMSCEYYSYRVSVEPKLHAEFQKALKKLPKTYSPSNKQHFYKLIETFGTHYVTKVKLGGSVQSTTSINQCQTSLQGLSTEEVQMCLEVEKSLTIKVTMDARYKHCKNDSDKTESKKNFSSLFNDRLTNIRGGHTNNVDLLFSAGKDPSAYKQWLNTLPRYPDIISYSLESLHELVPTPERKNLQTAISHYILERGLMINCSGRCQAGIKGNSRESCVCQCHNVPAVNQDCCPSRRGMARVIITVQRASGLWGDHSSATDGYVKVIFNKREYRSPVILNNNNPHWATIVDLGSQDLSTASTVRFQVWDQDSGWDDDLLGQCERILKAGVDQDVCAMHHGQLFFKWDVKCAPNLGSESCMDYKSSPMSQSLRNMYVSRHAHPIPRDIMLEMGVFVNNRSAMTN from the exons ATGAATCTGTTGAATATTTGCGCTGTCCTCATGCTGTCCTTCTCCCAGCGCACACATCAGTCCTGCACAGTGGGCACCCCCAAGCAGTGTCTCCAAGCAGAACTGGCCCCAGGCACTAATCTAGCCGGGGAAGGTTTCGATATCACCACCATGGAGCGCAAGGAGGCGTTTGTCCTGGACATGGATAAGTGGGAACGCAAAGACAAAACATGCACCCTGTGCATCAACCCCTTCCTgaagaaggcccagcagaagcTGCCTCTGTCTGTGGTAGACTGGAGGCCAAAGCAGGTGTGCAGATTGAAGGATGCCAGTACACTTTACAGATCCAGCGAGTCTCTTGTCAATTCCATGACTTCTGTGGTGGAAAACAACTGGAAGTTTGGTCtaaatttgaatttaaaaaaatttggtgcaAATCTAATGCTGGCTGGCACCAACTCAAAATTGGCCGAGTACTCTATGCAAAAAACCAAAACAGACAAGTTCAGCTTTGTCAGCCAGAAAATGTCCTGCGAGTACTACAG CTACAGAGTGTCCGTCGAGCCAAAGCTGCATGCCGAATTTCAAAAAGCACTAAAGAAGCTTCCAAAGACCTACAGTCCCTCAAACAAGCAACATTTCTACAAACTGATTGAAACCTTTGGCACCCATTACGTCACAAAG GTGAAACTGGGAGGATCTGTCCAATCCACCACCAGCATCAATCAGTGCCAGACCAGCCTGCAGGGCCTCAGCACAGAGGAGGTGCAGATGTGCCTGGAGGTGGAGAAGTCCCTCACCATTAAGGTGACCATGGATGCTCGCTACAAACACTGCAAAAACGATAGCGACAAGACAGAGAGCAAGAAGAACTTCTCCAGTCTCTTCAATGACAG GCTCACGAACATAAGGGGGGGTCACACCAACAACGTGGACCTTCTCTTCTCTGCAGGCAAAGACCCATCAGCCTACAAGCAATGGCTCAACACGCTGCCACGCTATCCAGACATCATTTCGTATTCCCTGGAATCTTTGCACGAGTTGGTGCCGACCCCCGAAAGGAAGAACCTGCAAACAGCAATTAGCCACTATATTCTAGAGCGGGGGTTGATGATCAACTGCAGTGGGCGCTGTCAGGCTGGCATCAAGGGCAACTCCAGGGAGAGCTGCGTCTGCCAGTGCCACAACGTACCTGCTGTGAACCAGGACTGCTGCCCGAGCCGTAGAGGCATGGCCCGGGTCATCATAACCGTCCAACGGGCCTCAGGTCTTTGGGGAGACCATTCCTCGGCAACCGATGGATATGTGAAGGTGATTTTCAACAAACGAGAGTATCGTTCTCCCGTCAttctcaacaacaacaacccccACTGGGCCACAATTGTGGACTTGGGCTCTCAAGATTTATCGACAGCCTCTACAGTCAGATTTCAAGTGTGGGATCAGGACAGTGGTTGGGACGACGACCTTTTGGGACAGTGTGAGCGAATCCTGAAGGCAGGAGTGGATCAGGATGTGTGTGCCATGCACCACGGCCAGTTGTTCTTCAAGTGGGATGTGAAATGTGCTCCCAATCTTGGCAGTGAGTCATGCATGGACTACAAGTCTTCGCCAATGAGCCAAAGTCTTAGAAACATGTATGTGTCCCGCCACGCTCACCCTATTCCACGAGACATCATGCTAGAAATGGGCGTGTTTGTCAACAATAGAAGTGCTATGACAAACTAG